The following proteins come from a genomic window of Mycobacterium sp. DL:
- a CDS encoding SDR family NAD(P)-dependent oxidoreductase — protein MSSLAGKGVLVTGAASGIGEATAARLLAEGASVIGIDLAPEAPQGLSSAFDYHCADVMDTAALARAVAAVVDKAGRLDGVVHSAGVGGGGPIHLLPDEEWDRVLDVNLKGTFLVMRAALAQMVSQERVAGERGAIVTLSSVEGLEGTAGGSAYNASKGGVVLLTKNAAIDYGPSGIRANAICPGFIQTPLFDSVMGLPGMDVPREGLRHEHKLRRFGRADEVAAVAAFLLSGDASFVSGQAIAVDGGYTAGRDHHVTELLGLGEQ, from the coding sequence ATGAGCAGTCTTGCCGGCAAGGGCGTTCTGGTGACCGGGGCAGCGTCGGGCATCGGGGAGGCCACCGCCGCCCGACTGCTCGCCGAGGGCGCCTCGGTGATCGGCATCGACCTTGCTCCCGAAGCACCGCAAGGACTTTCGTCCGCATTCGACTACCACTGCGCCGACGTCATGGACACTGCCGCCCTTGCGCGGGCAGTCGCCGCGGTGGTCGACAAGGCGGGCAGGCTCGACGGCGTGGTGCATTCGGCGGGGGTGGGTGGCGGCGGTCCGATCCACCTGCTGCCCGACGAGGAATGGGACCGCGTGCTCGACGTCAACCTCAAGGGCACGTTCCTGGTGATGCGTGCCGCCCTGGCCCAGATGGTGTCCCAGGAGCGTGTCGCCGGCGAGCGGGGCGCGATCGTGACGCTGTCCAGCGTCGAAGGACTTGAGGGGACGGCAGGCGGAAGTGCCTACAACGCTTCCAAGGGCGGGGTGGTGCTGCTCACCAAGAACGCCGCAATCGATTACGGCCCCAGCGGAATCCGCGCCAACGCCATCTGCCCGGGTTTCATCCAGACCCCGCTGTTCGACTCCGTCATGGGACTTCCCGGCATGGACGTGCCGCGCGAGGGCTTACGCCATGAGCACAAACTCCGGCGGTTCGGCCGCGCCGACGAAGTGGCCGCCGTGGCGGCGTTCCTGCTGTCGGGCGACGCCAGCTTCGTCAGCGGCCAGGCCATCGCCGTGGACGGCGGTTACACCGCCGGCCGCGACCACCACGTCACCGAGTTGCTGGGCCTCGGCGAGCAGTAG